Proteins co-encoded in one Thermomicrobiales bacterium genomic window:
- a CDS encoding ISKra4 family transposase, with protein sequence MGPGFSPLDETLGLLSGVAFTPWLVESIVRLGTLLPFAQAPEILQHFTGVTVSAATVRRLTEVAGAMQEQVERAEVARLERELPAAPAGPAVQLLSVDGAMAPLVGGTWAEVKTLAIGTVEARATGVRTQELSYFSRLADAETFTRLATIETQRRGTASARTVVAVVDGAAWCQGFIDTQRFDAVRVLDFAHALEHLGQVAHAVYGAGTSSASEWLGQQAQALRHGDEQQVLDRLATLGEAPHCGSEARTLIQQNHDYLAARIEQIRYDTFVAAGYPIGSGCVESANKLLVEARLKGSGMHWARANVNPMLALRTLECNQRWEEGWPTLWQAWRRAARVRASHRRQARRASGQAPTPAACAVPHPAVDIVERPSRPKTIVNGKPTIDHPWRRSSPIAAKP encoded by the coding sequence GTGGGGCCGGGCTTTTCCCCCCTGGATGAGACGCTAGGGCTCCTGAGTGGGGTGGCCTTCACGCCGTGGCTCGTTGAGAGCATTGTGCGGCTGGGCACGTTGCTGCCCTTCGCGCAGGCGCCGGAGATCCTGCAGCACTTCACCGGGGTCACGGTCAGCGCCGCCACCGTGCGACGGCTGACGGAGGTGGCCGGCGCGATGCAGGAGCAAGTGGAGCGTGCGGAGGTGGCGCGGCTGGAACGGGAGCTTCCCGCCGCGCCAGCGGGTCCGGCGGTGCAACTGCTCAGCGTTGATGGGGCGATGGCGCCGCTGGTCGGCGGAACCTGGGCCGAGGTCAAGACGCTGGCCATTGGCACGGTCGAGGCCAGGGCGACCGGGGTCCGGACGCAGGAGCTATCCTATTTCTCACGGCTGGCGGATGCGGAGACGTTCACCCGTCTGGCGACGATCGAGACACAGCGCCGGGGGACAGCTTCGGCCCGGACGGTGGTCGCCGTCGTCGATGGGGCGGCCTGGTGCCAGGGGTTCATTGACACGCAGCGATTCGATGCGGTCCGGGTGCTTGACTTCGCCCATGCGCTGGAGCACCTGGGGCAGGTGGCGCACGCCGTCTACGGGGCGGGCACGTCGTCTGCCAGCGAGTGGCTCGGCCAGCAGGCCCAGGCGTTACGCCATGGCGACGAACAGCAGGTGCTCGATCGGCTCGCGACGCTCGGTGAAGCGCCGCACTGCGGGTCGGAGGCGCGGACGCTGATCCAGCAGAACCACGACTATCTGGCCGCGCGGATCGAGCAGATACGCTACGACACCTTTGTCGCGGCGGGGTATCCGATCGGCAGTGGGTGTGTGGAGAGCGCCAACAAGCTGCTGGTCGAGGCCCGGCTGAAGGGGAGTGGGATGCACTGGGCGCGCGCCAACGTCAATCCAATGCTGGCGTTGCGGACACTCGAGTGTAATCAGCGCTGGGAGGAGGGATGGCCGACCCTCTGGCAGGCCTGGCGGCGTGCCGCCCGCGTCCGTGCCAGTCACCGTCGTCAGGCCCGTCGTGCCTCGGGCCAGGCGCCGACACCGGCCGCGTGCGCAGTTCCGCACCCTGCCGTCGACATCGTCGAACGACCCAGCCGACCCAAAACCATCGTCAACGGCAAGCCCACCATCGACCATCCCTGGCGACGATCCTCACCCATCGCCGCCAAACCATGA
- a CDS encoding acetamidase/formamidase family protein: MKIVSAERHTFEFRPDAEPALRVRPGEVVRFETSPLPAERLFAAGDGWVDAVDVRLINAVTGPVYIEGVEPGDAVSVEILEVEPLDWGWNANIPGFGILSDNMQHPLLRRIPIRDGRVWLNEALSMPVEPMIGCLGLAPARGTTSTLQPPYPWAGNYDLKQVRPGSTILFPAQVRGGLFSLGDLHAAMGDGEATSVSIECAGAATVRLGVRKRLDLQMPRVETPERIYTIGLAEQCDYAAARRHACDQMFHYLTAERGLTAEDAYILFSAAVDLTFGGPAAAVVLASVPLDVLAERDTIGETEGRRA, translated from the coding sequence ATGAAGATCGTCAGCGCGGAGCGACACACATTCGAGTTCCGGCCGGATGCCGAGCCGGCGTTGCGGGTGCGGCCCGGCGAGGTGGTGCGGTTCGAGACGTCGCCCCTGCCGGCCGAGCGGCTGTTCGCGGCCGGCGACGGCTGGGTGGATGCCGTCGACGTGCGGCTGATCAACGCAGTGACCGGGCCCGTTTATATCGAGGGCGTCGAGCCGGGCGACGCGGTGTCGGTCGAGATCCTGGAGGTCGAGCCACTCGACTGGGGCTGGAACGCCAACATCCCCGGCTTCGGCATCCTCTCGGATAACATGCAGCATCCGCTGCTGCGCCGGATACCGATCCGCGATGGGCGCGTCTGGCTGAACGAAGCGCTGTCGATGCCAGTCGAGCCGATGATCGGCTGCCTCGGGCTGGCCCCGGCGCGCGGCACGACGTCGACGCTGCAGCCACCCTATCCCTGGGCCGGCAACTACGACCTGAAGCAGGTCCGGCCGGGCAGCACGATCCTCTTTCCTGCGCAGGTGCGGGGCGGGCTGTTCTCGCTCGGCGACCTGCACGCCGCCATGGGCGACGGCGAGGCGACGAGCGTCTCGATAGAGTGCGCCGGGGCGGCAACGGTGCGACTGGGCGTGCGGAAGCGTCTCGACCTGCAGATGCCGCGCGTCGAGACGCCGGAACGGATCTACACCATCGGGCTGGCCGAGCAGTGCGACTACGCAGCCGCCCGTCGCCACGCCTGTGACCAGATGTTCCACTACCTCACTGCAGAGCGCGGATTGACAGCCGAGGACGCCTACATTCTCTTCTCGGCGGCAGTCGACCTGACATTCGGCGGGCCGGCCGCTGCGGTCGTGCTGGCCAGCGTCCCGCTCGACGTGCTTGCCGAGCGAGACACGATCGGAGAGACGGAGGGTCGACGCGCCTGA
- a CDS encoding RtcB family protein, whose translation MTTLAIFGNHDEQTLAQLADVDSRAVYTALMADGHLGYIMPIGGVAAYDNQVSVAGVGFDIACGNLAIQTDLVLGQNVQQSALAEIADHIAHGLEFGIGRTTPDGPVDHPLFASPAWDALPGNVRAPLRERARAQIGTIGSGNHYVDVFADEDDAIWVGVHFGSRGLGHTIASGFMSLAAGRPWSERVPELEALLDLDSDLGRRYWALMEMVGQYAYAGREWVAERVVEGILGARARLAVHNHHNYAWRERHFGRDLVVVRKGATPAFPGQKGFVGGSMGDDAVILQGSRANTDLQKSALYSTVHGAGRVMSRTQAKGSRVRTDRRTGERNQRKRGAITRQMMSEWTSKKGVIVRGGDVDESPHVYRRLDAVLAEQGDTIEILHRLRPLVVVMAGSDVRDPYKD comes from the coding sequence ATGACGACGCTCGCCATCTTCGGGAACCACGACGAGCAGACCCTCGCCCAGCTGGCCGACGTCGACAGCCGTGCTGTCTACACGGCATTGATGGCGGACGGGCATCTCGGATACATCATGCCGATCGGCGGTGTCGCCGCCTACGATAATCAGGTCTCGGTCGCCGGGGTCGGGTTCGACATCGCCTGCGGGAACCTGGCGATCCAGACCGACCTCGTCCTCGGCCAGAACGTCCAGCAGTCGGCGCTGGCGGAGATCGCCGACCACATCGCGCACGGGCTGGAGTTCGGCATTGGCCGGACCACGCCTGACGGGCCGGTGGACCATCCGCTCTTCGCGTCTCCCGCGTGGGACGCGCTCCCCGGCAACGTGCGCGCGCCGCTGCGGGAGCGAGCGCGGGCGCAGATCGGCACGATCGGCTCGGGAAACCACTACGTCGACGTCTTCGCCGACGAGGACGACGCGATCTGGGTCGGTGTCCACTTCGGCAGCCGCGGCCTGGGGCACACCATCGCCTCGGGCTTCATGTCGCTGGCGGCCGGCCGGCCCTGGAGCGAGCGGGTGCCGGAACTCGAGGCGCTGCTGGATCTCGATAGCGACCTGGGCCGGCGCTACTGGGCCTTGATGGAGATGGTCGGTCAGTACGCCTACGCCGGCCGGGAGTGGGTCGCCGAGCGCGTGGTCGAGGGCATCCTCGGCGCGCGTGCCCGCCTAGCCGTCCACAACCATCACAACTACGCGTGGCGGGAACGCCACTTCGGCCGGGACCTCGTCGTCGTGCGCAAGGGCGCGACGCCGGCCTTCCCGGGACAGAAGGGGTTCGTCGGCGGATCGATGGGCGACGACGCGGTGATCCTGCAGGGGTCGCGGGCGAACACCGACCTGCAGAAGTCGGCGCTCTACTCCACCGTCCATGGCGCCGGCCGGGTCATGTCCAGAACGCAGGCCAAGGGTTCGAGGGTTCGGACCGACCGCCGCACCGGCGAGCGCAACCAGCGGAAGCGCGGCGCCATCACGCGGCAGATGATGTCCGAGTGGACCTCAAAGAAGGGCGTCATCGTCCGCGGCGGCGACGTCGACGAGAGCCCGCACGTCTATCGCAGGCTCGACGCGGTCCTGGCCGAACAGGGTGACACGATCGAGATCCTCCACCGGCTCCGGCCGCTGGTCGTCGTCATGGCCGGCTCCGACGTCCGCGACCCCTACAAGGACTGA
- a CDS encoding class I SAM-dependent methyltransferase, giving the protein MTDVTFRCPVCGSTDCTPHLDLTDRMFETTDAVFPLVRCSGCGLLRLHPQPDSATLAVAYGPGYTPHARAGLSGRAKSWLERRSVGQLRRYLAAPRRVLDVGCATGELLLAIRAAGNAHVTGVETGELAARIARRRGLDVRTGELEDARFPDASFDTVILSHTIEHVPDPAATLAEVARVLRPGGALILWLPSVESVEASLLRTYWIGYDAPRHLTTFGVTTLRRTLASAGLDMAEIRHEAVGLEWAWALRLFARDHLPAAEPLLRGIHPLLIVAATPLAALGATLGRSGRVRVIAVKPAG; this is encoded by the coding sequence ATGACTGACGTGACGTTCCGCTGCCCGGTCTGCGGCTCGACCGACTGTACGCCCCATCTCGACCTCACCGACCGCATGTTCGAGACGACCGACGCCGTCTTCCCGCTCGTCCGCTGCTCTGGCTGCGGATTGCTCCGGCTGCACCCACAGCCGGACTCGGCAACGCTGGCCGTCGCCTACGGGCCGGGCTACACGCCGCACGCGCGGGCCGGCCTGTCTGGCAGGGCGAAGAGCTGGCTGGAGCGCCGCTCGGTCGGTCAGCTCCGGCGCTATCTCGCCGCGCCACGCCGGGTGCTCGATGTCGGCTGCGCGACCGGCGAGCTGCTGCTGGCGATCCGCGCGGCCGGGAATGCACACGTCACCGGCGTCGAGACGGGCGAGTTGGCGGCGCGGATCGCGCGGCGTCGCGGCCTCGACGTGCGCACCGGCGAGCTGGAGGACGCTCGGTTCCCCGACGCCTCGTTCGACACCGTCATCCTCTCGCACACAATCGAGCACGTGCCGGACCCGGCCGCCACGCTGGCCGAAGTCGCCCGCGTGCTGCGTCCCGGCGGCGCGCTGATCCTCTGGCTGCCGAGCGTCGAGTCGGTCGAGGCCAGCCTGCTGCGGACATACTGGATCGGCTACGACGCCCCGCGCCACCTGACGACGTTCGGCGTCACGACGCTGCGGCGCACACTCGCCAGCGCCGGCCTCGATATGGCGGAGATTCGCCACGAGGCGGTCGGGCTCGAGTGGGCCTGGGCGCTGCGCCTGTTCGCCCGCGACCACCTGCCAGCCGCCGAACCGCTCCTCCGCGGCATCCACCCGCTCCTCATCGTGGCCGCCACGCCGCTGGCCGCGCTGGGCGCGACGCTGGGCCGCAGCGGCCGCGTGCGGGTGATCGCGGTGAAGCCCGCCGGGTAA
- a CDS encoding MFS transporter: MLETTTAAPQGVGSASIRRFYLYQLVTRTEFTGGIWILYLTSRGFSLSQIGLAESAFHLAPVLLELPSGSFADLIGRRWSLALGALLVAISAALIFVAPSFWVVLVAMFLNGTSYSFRSGADQAYLYDALGEQRSSYTGILGKLIGAGYIVGGATLWLGAALSDISYAWPYGLVVGAGLAGVWLAAGLVEPPRRAIGERRPSAVEHIRDVVHELRQRPRVAAMLAFSGGFWATGTVAYLYLQAAFSDRGMSNSTIGLVIGAALLVSAAGAAIAGRAERVGTFRRQVVILGLLSGLGVAGLAVGSIWLATAAYLASNVVIGLLEPLMYAWFNRQMPSEQRATLLSAESWLFSLTMIVIFPLSGWLAERAGWNVLFLLCGGVMVLLTLIVAVAARAATGRSSDVT; the protein is encoded by the coding sequence ATGCTCGAAACAACAACGGCAGCGCCGCAAGGTGTCGGCTCTGCCTCGATTCGCCGGTTCTACCTCTACCAGCTCGTTACCCGGACCGAATTCACCGGCGGGATCTGGATCCTCTATCTCACCAGCCGCGGCTTTTCGCTGTCGCAGATCGGCCTGGCGGAGTCTGCATTTCACCTGGCGCCGGTGCTGCTGGAGCTGCCGTCGGGATCGTTTGCCGACCTGATCGGCCGGCGCTGGTCGCTGGCGCTCGGCGCGCTGCTGGTGGCGATCTCGGCCGCGCTGATCTTCGTTGCGCCGTCCTTCTGGGTCGTGCTGGTCGCGATGTTCCTCAACGGCACGTCCTACAGCTTCCGCTCCGGCGCGGACCAGGCGTACCTCTATGACGCGCTCGGCGAGCAACGTTCCAGCTATACCGGCATCCTCGGCAAGCTGATCGGCGCGGGATACATCGTCGGAGGCGCGACACTCTGGCTTGGCGCGGCGCTGTCCGACATCTCCTACGCCTGGCCGTATGGGCTCGTGGTTGGCGCGGGACTGGCCGGCGTCTGGCTGGCGGCCGGCCTGGTCGAGCCGCCACGCCGCGCCATCGGCGAGCGCCGTCCGTCGGCAGTCGAGCACATCCGCGATGTCGTCCACGAGTTGCGCCAGCGCCCGCGTGTTGCGGCGATGCTGGCCTTCTCCGGTGGCTTCTGGGCGACGGGAACAGTCGCCTATCTCTACCTCCAGGCGGCCTTCTCCGACCGGGGGATGTCAAACTCGACGATCGGCCTTGTCATCGGCGCGGCGCTGCTGGTCAGCGCGGCCGGCGCGGCAATTGCCGGGCGTGCCGAACGTGTCGGCACGTTCCGCCGGCAGGTCGTCATCCTCGGGTTGCTGTCCGGCCTGGGCGTCGCCGGACTCGCGGTCGGCTCGATCTGGCTGGCCACGGCTGCCTATCTGGCGTCGAACGTCGTTATCGGCTTGCTCGAGCCGCTGATGTACGCCTGGTTCAACCGGCAGATGCCGTCGGAGCAGCGCGCGACGTTGCTCTCGGCCGAGTCGTGGCTCTTCTCGCTGACGATGATCGTGATCTTCCCACTATCCGGCTGGCTTGCCGAGCGCGCGGGCTGGAATGTTCTCTTCCTGCTCTGCGGCGGCGTGATGGTCCTTCTGACGCTCATCGTTGCCGTCGCGGCGCGCGCCGCAACAGGGCGGAGCAGCGATGTAACCTGA
- a CDS encoding RNA polymerase sigma factor — translation MDDHDLLTAIAGGDDLALRTLFERHAGWLAARLRAHLPAHAVEDVLQETFLAVWRGAGTYRGAGQVGGWMWGIAARQAALWARKHSRPLPDLDLHMTDDMAAQSALRIDLQRAFARLNTDHGDLARMVLIEDRSTADAAQRMGIPEGTVKSRMHRIRRLLRAALEGGSS, via the coding sequence ATGGATGATCACGACCTGCTAACCGCCATTGCCGGTGGAGACGACCTGGCCTTGCGGACGCTCTTCGAGCGCCACGCCGGCTGGCTGGCTGCCCGACTTCGCGCACATTTGCCAGCCCATGCCGTTGAGGACGTTCTGCAGGAGACGTTTCTCGCTGTCTGGCGTGGCGCAGGGACGTATCGCGGGGCGGGGCAGGTTGGAGGATGGATGTGGGGCATCGCCGCTCGGCAGGCGGCACTCTGGGCACGCAAGCACAGCCGACCGCTGCCCGATCTGGACCTGCATATGACTGACGACATGGCGGCACAGTCCGCCTTGCGAATAGACCTGCAGCGCGCATTCGCCCGCCTGAATACCGACCATGGCGATCTGGCGCGCATGGTCCTGATCGAGGACCGCTCGACCGCCGACGCCGCGCAGCGCATGGGCATCCCCGAGGGGACGGTCAAGAGTCGGATGCATCGCATCCGCCGCCTGCTGCGTGCCGCACTTGAAGGAGGCTCGTCGTGA
- a CDS encoding diaminopropionate ammonia-lyase codes for MSSNAQTPRTYVNTSVVADSNSSPSREPMAFHRLLAGYAPSRLAEAPDAARALGIGRLLVKDESSRLGLPAFKILGASWATYRALAERVGGFGAWQTLDDLAGQLAPHGPLTLVAATDGNHGRAVARMAALLGLSSRIYVPDDMAQARRDAIASEGAEVIVFHGTYDEAVARSAEDADDQHLVISDTSWPGYEDVPGWVIDGYSTILWEVDDALAAEGLPAPNVVAVQIGVGALAAAVVAHYRRPGGACPMLVGVEPAHAAGMLASMEAGEIVSVPGPHDSIMAGLNCGAPSMLAWPIVSRATDIFVSVPDERAREAMRLLAADGVVAGETGAAGLAGLLDLLTGPDADRYRALLGATPDATALVIVTEGATDPEAYARIVGA; via the coding sequence GTGTCATCGAACGCGCAGACGCCACGGACCTATGTCAACACCAGTGTCGTTGCGGATTCCAACAGCTCGCCGAGTCGCGAGCCGATGGCGTTCCACCGGCTGCTGGCCGGCTACGCGCCATCGCGGCTGGCCGAAGCGCCGGACGCGGCGAGAGCGTTGGGGATCGGTCGGCTGCTGGTCAAGGACGAATCCAGCCGGTTGGGTCTGCCGGCCTTCAAGATCCTCGGCGCGTCGTGGGCGACCTACCGGGCGCTGGCAGAGCGCGTCGGCGGGTTCGGCGCGTGGCAGACGCTCGATGATCTGGCCGGCCAGCTCGCGCCGCACGGTCCGCTGACCCTCGTTGCCGCGACGGACGGCAACCACGGACGGGCCGTCGCCCGGATGGCCGCCCTGCTCGGATTGTCGTCGCGGATCTATGTGCCGGACGACATGGCGCAGGCCCGCCGCGACGCGATCGCCAGCGAAGGCGCCGAGGTCATCGTCTTCCACGGCACCTACGACGAGGCGGTCGCCCGCTCGGCCGAGGATGCCGACGACCAGCACCTTGTCATCTCCGACACCTCGTGGCCCGGCTACGAGGATGTGCCAGGCTGGGTTATCGATGGCTACTCGACGATCCTCTGGGAGGTGGACGACGCGCTGGCCGCAGAGGGCCTTCCAGCGCCGAACGTCGTCGCCGTCCAGATCGGGGTCGGGGCGCTGGCGGCGGCCGTCGTCGCGCACTACCGCCGGCCGGGCGGGGCGTGCCCGATGCTGGTCGGCGTCGAGCCAGCCCACGCCGCCGGGATGCTGGCTTCGATGGAGGCGGGCGAGATCGTCTCGGTTCCGGGGCCGCACGATTCGATCATGGCCGGCCTCAACTGCGGCGCGCCGTCGATGCTGGCCTGGCCGATCGTCTCTCGCGCCACCGACATCTTCGTCTCAGTCCCCGACGAGCGCGCCCGCGAGGCGATGCGCCTGCTGGCCGCCGACGGGGTTGTCGCGGGTGAGACTGGCGCCGCCGGCCTGGCCGGCCTTCTCGACCTGCTCACCGGCCCCGACGCCGATCGCTACCGCGCGCTCCTCGGCGCGACCCCCGACGCCACAGCGCTGGTCATCGTCACCGAGGGCGCGACCGATCCGGAGGCGTACGCGCGAATCGTCGGGGCGTGA
- a CDS encoding glycosyltransferase family 2 protein: protein MSIPASTEHREPDIAPAVERAALSVVVPLLNEVESLPQLHTEITLALATLDLSGPAEIIYVDDGSTDGSARILQGLFDVDPRVQVIQFRRNFGKSAALAAGFRAASGRLVVTLDADLQDVPARIPSLLAPILNDEADLVSGWKADRQDPPSKTLPSAVFNRVVRSMTGVELHDFNCGFKAYRDEVLDELTLYGELHRYIPVLAHVRGFRVAEVAVPHRPRRYGHSKFGPSRFFRGFFDLLTVLFLSQYTRRPLHLFGLIGVITFGLGFLIDAWLAFVKLVLGQPIGHRPLLTLGVLLIIVGTQFIVFGLLGEMIAHHAHLSNAGGRPTDYSIRRVLRHDPSADA, encoded by the coding sequence ATGAGCATCCCGGCATCAACGGAGCATCGCGAACCGGATATCGCGCCAGCGGTCGAGCGCGCGGCGCTAAGCGTCGTCGTGCCGTTGCTCAACGAGGTCGAGAGCCTGCCGCAACTCCACACCGAGATCACCCTCGCACTGGCGACGCTCGATCTGAGTGGGCCGGCCGAGATCATCTACGTCGACGACGGCTCGACCGACGGATCGGCGCGCATCCTCCAGGGGCTGTTCGACGTCGATCCCCGCGTCCAGGTGATCCAGTTCCGGCGCAACTTCGGCAAGTCTGCCGCGCTGGCGGCCGGCTTTCGCGCCGCGAGCGGCCGGCTAGTTGTGACGCTGGACGCCGACCTGCAAGACGTGCCAGCCAGGATCCCGTCGCTGCTCGCCCCGATCCTCAACGACGAGGCCGACCTCGTCTCCGGCTGGAAGGCAGACCGGCAGGACCCGCCGTCGAAGACGCTTCCGTCAGCGGTGTTCAACCGCGTCGTCCGCTCGATGACCGGCGTCGAGCTGCACGATTTCAACTGCGGCTTCAAGGCGTATCGCGACGAGGTGCTCGACGAGCTCACGCTCTACGGCGAGCTGCACCGCTACATCCCGGTGCTGGCGCACGTCCGCGGCTTCCGCGTCGCCGAGGTCGCCGTGCCGCACCGACCGCGCCGCTACGGGCATTCGAAGTTCGGCCCGTCGCGCTTCTTTCGCGGCTTCTTCGACCTGCTGACGGTCCTCTTCCTGTCGCAGTACACCCGCCGGCCGCTGCACCTGTTCGGCCTGATTGGCGTGATCACGTTCGGGCTGGGCTTCCTGATCGACGCCTGGCTGGCGTTCGTCAAGCTAGTGCTGGGCCAGCCGATCGGCCATCGGCCGTTACTGACGCTCGGCGTGCTGCTGATCATCGTCGGCACGCAGTTCATCGTCTTCGGTCTGCTGGGCGAGATGATCGCCCATCACGCGCACCTCAGCAACGCAGGCGGCCGGCCGACCGACTATTCGATCCGCCGCGTCCTGCGCCACGATCCATCAGCCGATGCTTAA
- the ychF gene encoding redox-regulated ATPase YchF gives MLRMVIVGLPQSGKTTVFNALTRSEAETGGFSSGESEANLATVKVPDPRLDALTPLFNPKRIVPADVQYLDVAGLAKGVGESGMGGQLLGQLAQANALVLVVRAFEDANVPHPEETVDALRDLETLLLEFTFSDLGIIEKRLVRIDQTVGKLRGTEREQHEREREALLRCKVALEADTPIREVELDEEDARLLRGFGFLTQKPALVLFNVGEDQLGATADEIVAVARERFGRPGVEIHALAGQIEMEIAQLDADDAALFMADLGISESSLDRVIRLSYDLLGLISFFTVGPDEDRAWTIRRGATAVEAASEIHSDIARGFIRAEIVAYDDMMATGSMAEARKAGKLRLEGKTYVMQDGDITHFLFNV, from the coding sequence ATGCTGAGGATGGTCATTGTCGGTCTGCCGCAGAGCGGCAAGACGACGGTATTCAATGCGCTCACCCGCTCCGAGGCGGAAACCGGCGGGTTCTCGTCGGGCGAGAGTGAGGCGAACCTGGCGACCGTCAAGGTGCCGGACCCGCGTCTCGACGCGCTGACGCCGCTGTTCAACCCCAAGCGCATCGTCCCGGCGGACGTGCAGTATCTCGACGTGGCCGGCCTGGCCAAGGGCGTTGGCGAATCCGGCATGGGCGGGCAGTTGCTGGGCCAGCTTGCGCAGGCCAATGCGCTCGTCCTCGTCGTCCGCGCCTTCGAGGATGCCAACGTCCCCCACCCGGAGGAGACGGTCGACGCACTACGTGATCTCGAGACGCTGCTGCTGGAGTTCACCTTCTCCGACCTCGGCATCATCGAGAAGCGGCTTGTCCGGATCGACCAGACAGTCGGCAAGCTCCGCGGCACAGAGCGCGAGCAGCACGAGCGCGAGCGAGAGGCGCTATTGCGCTGCAAGGTGGCGCTGGAAGCCGATACTCCCATCCGCGAAGTCGAGCTGGACGAGGAAGACGCGCGACTGCTGCGTGGCTTCGGGTTCCTGACCCAGAAGCCCGCGCTGGTGCTGTTCAACGTCGGCGAGGACCAGCTCGGCGCGACCGCCGATGAGATCGTCGCCGTCGCGCGCGAGCGGTTCGGCCGGCCTGGCGTCGAAATCCATGCGCTGGCCGGCCAGATCGAGATGGAGATCGCCCAGCTCGACGCCGACGACGCCGCGCTGTTCATGGCAGACCTCGGCATCAGCGAATCGAGCCTCGATCGCGTCATCCGGCTATCCTACGATCTGCTGGGGCTGATCTCGTTCTTCACCGTCGGGCCCGACGAGGACCGCGCGTGGACGATCCGACGCGGCGCGACCGCTGTCGAGGCAGCCAGCGAGATCCACTCCGACATCGCCCGCGGCTTCATCCGCGCCGAGATCGTCGCCTACGACGACATGATGGCGACCGGCAGCATGGCCGAGGCGCGCAAGGCCGGCAAGCTTCGGCTGGAGGGCAAGACCTACGTGATGCAGGATGGCGATATCACCCACTTCCTGTTTAACGTGTAG
- a CDS encoding FAD-dependent oxidoreductase has protein sequence MSEQAEVVIIGGGIMGTSLALALTRLGVRDVLVLERHTVASGASGKTGALLRQHYTNVPEATLAHLSLQTFANWADAVGGDCGFRRTGSIVTVATSGDDAVNVERMHRVVAMQREVGIQSEVISADRLVDLQPFDRADDITAAIYERDSGYVDAVAATHGMADAAIRGGARVRERCAVTGLQSDGGRVMGVETTDGPVSAGAVVCAAGAWSVPLLAGIGLAVPVEAQRVQVVVLNRPLEMPADGTMTYVDTAAGFFCRDWGPGRTLAGVGGGEFHDIVDPFAFDERSEPRFGEVVKSYVARRMPAMARAHELYGYAGIYDMTPDTHPILSGIEGLDGLYLMLGFSGAGFKKGPAIGQSLASLIVHGRGDPVDLTRFRFSRFSDGTWEEPWSENEYSFSTDFGHKF, from the coding sequence ATGAGCGAGCAGGCCGAGGTCGTCATCATCGGCGGTGGGATCATGGGCACGAGCCTGGCGCTCGCGCTGACCCGGTTGGGAGTCCGCGACGTGCTGGTGCTGGAGCGCCACACCGTCGCATCCGGCGCTAGCGGCAAGACCGGCGCGTTGCTGCGCCAACACTACACGAACGTCCCGGAGGCGACCCTCGCCCACCTGTCGCTCCAGACCTTCGCCAACTGGGCCGACGCCGTCGGCGGCGACTGCGGTTTCCGCCGCACAGGCTCGATCGTCACTGTCGCCACCAGCGGCGACGATGCCGTCAACGTCGAGCGGATGCATCGGGTTGTCGCGATGCAGCGCGAGGTTGGCATCCAGTCGGAGGTCATCTCGGCTGACCGGCTGGTCGATCTCCAGCCGTTCGATCGCGCCGACGACATCACTGCCGCGATCTACGAGCGTGACTCCGGCTACGTTGACGCCGTTGCCGCGACACATGGCATGGCCGACGCGGCGATTCGCGGCGGCGCACGGGTTCGCGAGCGCTGCGCCGTCACCGGTCTCCAGAGCGATGGCGGTCGCGTCATGGGCGTCGAGACGACCGACGGACCGGTCTCGGCCGGCGCGGTCGTTTGCGCGGCCGGCGCCTGGTCGGTGCCGCTGCTGGCGGGGATCGGCCTGGCCGTCCCGGTCGAGGCGCAGCGGGTGCAGGTCGTCGTCCTCAACCGGCCTTTGGAGATGCCGGCGGACGGCACGATGACCTACGTCGATACGGCCGCCGGGTTCTTCTGCCGCGACTGGGGGCCGGGCCGCACACTGGCGGGGGTCGGCGGCGGCGAGTTCCACGACATCGTCGACCCGTTCGCATTCGACGAGCGCTCCGAGCCGCGCTTCGGCGAGGTGGTCAAGTCGTACGTCGCGCGCCGGATGCCGGCCATGGCGCGTGCACACGAGCTCTACGGCTACGCCGGCATCTACGACATGACCCCCGACACCCACCCGATCCTCAGCGGCATCGAAGGCCTCGACGGCCTCTACCTCATGCTCGGCTTCAGCGGCGCTGGCTTCAAGAAGGGCCCGGCGATCGGCCAATCGCTGGCCAGCCTCATCGTCCACGGCCGTGGCGACCCGGTGGACCTCACCCGATTCCGCTTCTCGCGCTTCAGCGACGGTACCTGGGAAGAGCCGTGGAGCGAGAACGAGTACAGCTTCTCGACCGACTTCGGGCACAAGTTCTGA